The Kribbella sp. NBC_00662 nucleotide sequence TGGGCCGCGGTGATCCCGGTACGCCGGACCAGGTCGGCCATCTCGGTGAACGGCCCACCCCGCTCCCGCTCCTCGACGATCAGCTTCGCGCCCTTCTCCCCCACCGTGCGTACTTCGGACAAGCCGAGCCGGACCGCGAACACACCGTCCCGGCGATGCACCGTGGTATCGAACGGCACCTTCGGATCGAACGGCCCCACCAGCGGCTGCGGATCCGCCAGGCACTCGTCCAGTCCGGTCGGACCGGTGCGCTCCTGCCCCTCGACCAGCAGCTCGAGCCCCGCGTCGACGCCCGAGAGATGCAGATGCGGACGACGTACTTCGACACCGTGGCGGCGGGCATCGGCCACCAGGGACTGTGGTGAATAGAACCCCATCGGCTGAGCCCGCAGCAGTGCGGCCAGGAAGGCGGCCGGGTAGTGCAGTCGCAGCCAGGTGCTGGAGTAGACGAGCAGCGCGAAGCTGATCGAGTGCGATTCGGCGAACCCGAAGTTCGCGAACGCTTCGATCTTCTCGTAGATCTCGTCGGCCAGGTCTCCGGTGATTCCGTTGCCGGCCATCCCGGCGTACAGCTTGTCCTTCAGTGACGAGATCTTCTCGATGCCGCGTTTGGAACCCATCGCCCGGCGGAGCAGGTCGGCCTCGTCGCCGTCGATCTCGCCGACCGCCATCGCCATCTGCATCAGCTGCTCCTGGAACAGCGGCACGCCCATGGTCCGCTCCAGCACCGGTCGCAGCTTCGGGTGCAGGTAGGTGATCGGCTCCTCCCCCGTCCGCCGGCGGATGTACGGGTGGACGGCGCCGCCCTGGATCGGGCCGGGACGGATCAGCGCGATCTCGGTGACCAGGTCGTAGAACCGTCGCGGTTTCAGCCGCGGCAGGGTCGCCATCTGCGCGCGGGACTCGACCTGGAACACCCCGACCGAGTCCGCCCGGCAGAGCTGGTCGTAGACCCCGGCCTCCTCCCGCGGGATCGTGTGCAGCTCCCACGACTCGCCGATCTCCTCGCGGACCATGTCCAGGCAGTACTGCAGCGCGGCCAGCATGCCGAGCCCGAGCAGGTCGAACTTCACCAGCCCCATCCACGCACAGTCGTCCTTGTCCCACTGCAGGACGGTCCGTTTCTCCATCCGGGCGTGCTCGATCGGCACCACCTCGCCGACCGGGCGCTCGGTCAGCACCATCCCGCCGGAGTGAATCCCGAGATGCCGCGGGAACTTCAGCAACTCGGTCGCCATCGACACCACCTGGGGCGGGATGTCGTGCTCGGTCGAGGTGACCTCTGGGCTCCAGCCGTCCACCTGCTTCGACCACGCGTCCTGCTGACCGACGGAGTACCCCAGCGCCTTCGCCATGTCGCGGACGGCGGACTTCGGACGGTAGGAGATCACATTCGCCACCTGGGCGGCGTTGTGCCGGCCGTACTTCTCGTAGACGTGCTGGATCACCTCTTCTCGCCGGCCGGAGTCGAAGTCGACGTCGATATCCGGCTCCTCGGCGCGGGTCGTGGCCAGGAACCGCTCGAACGGCAGGTTGTAGAGAATGCTGTCCACCGCGGTGATGCCGAGCGCGTAGCAGACCGCCGAGTTCGCCGCCGAGCCGCGGCCCTGGCAGAGGATCCCGTTGTCGTGCGCGAACCGGACGATGTCCTCGACGATCAGGAAGTACCCCGGGAAGCCCTTCTCCTCGATGACGTCGAGCTCCCGCTCCAGCCGCTCGTAGGCATCCGGCCGCTGCGCGCGCGTCCCGTACCGCCGGGCGGCGCCGGCGAAGGTCAGCTCCCGCAGCCACGACATCGGATCATGACCATCGGGTACGTCGCGCAGCGGCAGCTTCGGCTTCGCCCGCGCGAGGTCGAACGCGAGCTGGTCGGCCAGCGTCACCGAGCGCGCCACCGCCCCGTCGTACCGCCGGAAGCGGGTCGCCATCTCCGCCCCCGACCGCACGAACGCCATCCCGCTCGGTGGCAGCCAGCCGTCCATCGAGTCCAGGTCGCGCCTGGCCCGGACCGCGGCCAGCGCGGCGGCCAGCTTGTGCTTGGCCGGGACCGCGTAATGAACGTTGTTGGTGGCAACTACCGGGAGGCCGCGATCGGCGGCCAGGCCGGCCAGGATCCGGTTCCGGGTGGTGTCCGCGGGCAGGTGGTGGTCGATCAGCTCGACAACCACGCGGTCCTTGCCGAACAACGCGGTCAGCCGGTCCAGCTCACGCCCCGCGGCGGCCGGACCGTCGGCGTGCCCACCGAGCTCCAGCGCCTGCCGGACCAGGCCTTTACGGCAGCCGGTGAGGATCACCCAATGCTTGCTGCCGACAGTAGCCAGCTCTTCCAGCACATAGACCGGCTTCCCCTTCTCCCCTCCGGCCAGCTGCGCCTCGGTGATCGCGCCGGCCAGCGTGTGATAGCCGTCCTGCCCCTCCGCCAGCACCAGCAGGTGACTGCCCTCCGGATCGGCCACGCCGTTCTGCGGGCCGGTCAGCCCCAGCGACAGCTCGGCTCCGAAAACAGTCGGCAACGAGTACGCCGCGGCGGCCTCGGCGAACCGCGCCGCACCGTAGAACCCGTCGTGATCGGTCAGCGCCAGCGCGTGCAGCCCCTGCCGGACCGCGGCCTCGACCAGGTCCTCCGGCTGGGAGGCGCCGTCCAGGAAGGAGAAGTTCGAATGGGCGTGGAGCTCGGCATACGGCACCGCGTGCTCGGGACGCTGCACGACGTCGGGGACATACGGCCCGCGGTGCTGCGACCACGCCGGGCTGTCACCCCCGTCCCCCGTCACCGGCCGCCCACCGTGGCTCCCCGGGCGGGAGCGGTCCGACAGCTTCCGCTCCAGCTCGGACCACTTGATCGGC carries:
- a CDS encoding error-prone DNA polymerase; protein product: MGYNNPPIKWSELERKLSDRSRPGSHGGRPVTGDGGDSPAWSQHRGPYVPDVVQRPEHAVPYAELHAHSNFSFLDGASQPEDLVEAAVRQGLHALALTDHDGFYGAARFAEAAAAYSLPTVFGAELSLGLTGPQNGVADPEGSHLLVLAEGQDGYHTLAGAITEAQLAGGEKGKPVYVLEELATVGSKHWVILTGCRKGLVRQALELGGHADGPAAAGRELDRLTALFGKDRVVVELIDHHLPADTTRNRILAGLAADRGLPVVATNNVHYAVPAKHKLAAALAAVRARRDLDSMDGWLPPSGMAFVRSGAEMATRFRRYDGAVARSVTLADQLAFDLARAKPKLPLRDVPDGHDPMSWLRELTFAGAARRYGTRAQRPDAYERLERELDVIEEKGFPGYFLIVEDIVRFAHDNGILCQGRGSAANSAVCYALGITAVDSILYNLPFERFLATTRAEEPDIDVDFDSGRREEVIQHVYEKYGRHNAAQVANVISYRPKSAVRDMAKALGYSVGQQDAWSKQVDGWSPEVTSTEHDIPPQVVSMATELLKFPRHLGIHSGGMVLTERPVGEVVPIEHARMEKRTVLQWDKDDCAWMGLVKFDLLGLGMLAALQYCLDMVREEIGESWELHTIPREEAGVYDQLCRADSVGVFQVESRAQMATLPRLKPRRFYDLVTEIALIRPGPIQGGAVHPYIRRRTGEEPITYLHPKLRPVLERTMGVPLFQEQLMQMAMAVGEIDGDEADLLRRAMGSKRGIEKISSLKDKLYAGMAGNGITGDLADEIYEKIEAFANFGFAESHSISFALLVYSSTWLRLHYPAAFLAALLRAQPMGFYSPQSLVADARRHGVEVRRPHLHLSGVDAGLELLVEGQERTGPTGLDECLADPQPLVGPFDPKVPFDTTVHRRDGVFAVRLGLSEVRTVGEKGAKLIVEERERGGPFTEMADLVRRTGITAAQVEALATAGAFDCFGLDRRQALWEAGRAAEERPGQLAGITAAGPPPTLPGMSDIEADMADLWSTSITTTSHPMERVRERLRAEGILSAAQLREAPNGARVRVAGVVTHRQRPATASGVTFMNLEDETGMANIVITVGCWHHHAAVARNAAALIIRGRVERAGEVTNLSAEHLERLPLAARTKSRDFR